From Candidatus Hydrogenedentota bacterium, one genomic window encodes:
- the xth gene encoding exodeoxyribonuclease III, with protein MTTVLSWNVNGLRAVLKNGFMEWFERAQPDILCIQESRALPGDLEESILRPAGYTTYFNPAKKKGYSGTAAFVRDGINVISTGVSGVDHIDDEGRVQVLEFEQFTILNGYWPNSQAERARLDYKLDYCKTLAKQANKLVKAGKNVILCGDMNIAHQAIDLARPKDNENSAGYYIEERDAMTAFLKHGYVDTFRHFHPEPDQYSWWSYRARSREKNIGWRIDYHLVNKDFMPRVKDAFILQDVTGSDHCPVGIRVA; from the coding sequence ATGACCACTGTACTTTCCTGGAATGTAAACGGACTTCGCGCCGTATTAAAGAACGGCTTCATGGAGTGGTTCGAGCGTGCTCAGCCGGACATCCTGTGCATTCAGGAATCGCGCGCGCTACCGGGAGATCTGGAGGAGTCCATTTTGCGGCCAGCAGGCTATACGACGTACTTTAATCCGGCGAAGAAGAAGGGCTACAGCGGCACGGCGGCTTTTGTGCGGGATGGCATCAACGTGATTTCAACGGGCGTGTCCGGGGTGGATCATATTGACGACGAAGGGCGCGTCCAAGTCCTGGAGTTTGAGCAGTTCACCATCTTGAACGGCTACTGGCCCAACAGTCAGGCGGAGCGGGCGCGGCTGGATTATAAACTGGACTACTGCAAGACCCTCGCGAAGCAGGCGAACAAGCTGGTGAAGGCGGGAAAGAATGTCATTTTGTGCGGGGATATGAATATCGCCCATCAGGCCATCGACCTGGCGCGACCGAAGGACAACGAGAACAGCGCCGGCTACTACATTGAAGAGCGGGACGCCATGACCGCGTTTCTGAAGCACGGTTACGTGGACACTTTCCGCCATTTCCATCCTGAGCCGGACCAGTACAGTTGGTGGTCCTACCGCGCCCGTTCCCGCGAGAAGAACATCGGCTGGAGAATTGACTATCACCTGGTCAACAAGGACTTCATGCCACGGGTGAAGGACGCCTTCATCCTCCAGGACGTCACCGGCTCCGACCACTGCCCCGTGGGCATTCGCGTCGCGTAG
- the dinB gene encoding DNA polymerase IV: MERRIVHIDMDAFFASVEVARDPALAGKPLIIGGAWEDQRGVVSTASYEARKFGVHSAMSLAQAKKLCPGGVFMRGNYEHYREASSKVRAILETVTPVVQMASIDEAYLDVTGSQRLFGGDEGIAAYLKSEIKAQTKLPCTVAISPNKLVSKVASDEGKPNGYVRVAAGEEASFLAPLAVRKLPGAGPQTCAALERLGIRTLGDLAAASLGTLERAFGHQTAIGLQRRARGISTSEVEVERAPKSISRETTFPEDVLEWPQVEQTLAYLTERCMFTLREEGLEAKRVTLKVRYSDFETKTFAHTLPEPTAVDAEVIGALRELVAKGKARRARIRLIGVGLDQLRYNQHQLPLFGGKNNEKWEKVLEQADAVRGKHGFNSLRTGKSIGLGREVTLATPSLSR, from the coding sequence ATGGAGCGTCGAATCGTTCATATCGATATGGATGCCTTCTTTGCATCCGTCGAAGTCGCACGCGATCCCGCCCTCGCCGGAAAACCCCTCATCATCGGGGGAGCCTGGGAAGACCAGCGGGGCGTGGTGTCCACGGCCTCCTACGAAGCGCGAAAGTTCGGCGTCCATTCCGCCATGTCCCTGGCCCAGGCGAAAAAGTTATGTCCTGGGGGTGTCTTCATGCGGGGCAACTACGAGCACTACCGGGAAGCGTCGAGCAAGGTGAGGGCTATCCTCGAGACGGTCACGCCCGTCGTCCAGATGGCCTCCATTGATGAGGCCTACCTCGACGTGACCGGTTCCCAGCGGCTCTTCGGGGGCGATGAAGGCATCGCCGCCTATCTTAAATCGGAAATCAAAGCGCAGACGAAGCTGCCCTGCACCGTGGCCATATCGCCGAACAAACTGGTGTCCAAGGTGGCTTCGGACGAGGGCAAGCCCAACGGCTACGTCCGGGTGGCCGCCGGGGAGGAGGCTTCCTTCCTGGCGCCCCTGGCCGTCCGCAAGCTCCCCGGTGCCGGTCCCCAGACCTGCGCCGCCCTCGAGCGACTGGGTATCCGCACGCTGGGCGATCTGGCCGCCGCCAGCCTCGGCACCCTGGAGCGCGCCTTCGGCCACCAGACCGCCATCGGTCTACAGCGCCGCGCCCGGGGCATATCCACGTCGGAGGTGGAGGTGGAACGGGCCCCCAAGTCCATCAGCCGCGAGACCACCTTCCCCGAAGATGTGCTTGAGTGGCCCCAGGTGGAACAGACCCTGGCCTATCTTACGGAGCGGTGCATGTTCACCCTGCGCGAAGAGGGCCTGGAGGCAAAACGGGTCACACTGAAGGTGCGCTACAGCGATTTTGAGACGAAAACTTTTGCGCACACCCTGCCCGAGCCCACCGCGGTTGATGCGGAGGTCATTGGAGCCCTGCGCGAGCTTGTGGCGAAGGGCAAAGCCCGGCGGGCCCGTATCCGGCTTATCGGAGTGGGGCTCGACCAGCTTCGCTACAACCAGCACCAGTTGCCCCTCTTCGGGGGAAAGAACAATGAGAAATGGGAGAAGGTCCTTGAGCAGGCGGACGCCGTGCGCGGAAAACACGGCTTCAACAGCCTGCGCACAGGGAAGTCCATCGGTCTCGGCCGCGAGGTGACCCTGGCGACCCCGTCCCTGTCGCGATAA
- a CDS encoding ammonium transporter — MPDGSAQEDVAGGAVALTADELQANLNMVWTCVAAFLVFFMQAGFAMVETGFTRAKNVVNIIMKNLMDFCIGSVAFFVVGFGVMFGGNTTGWFGLSDFMLDLAPYGDTFDTQWPFTFLIFQTVFAATAATIVSGAMAERTRFISYLIYSLVISAVIYPVSGSWAWNSLYTSGTSGWLESLGFLDFAGSSVVHSVGGWLALAGAIVIGPRIGKYGPDGKARAIPGHNMALGALGVFILWLGWFGFNAGSTTTGDGMIGYIAVTTNMGGAAGALGAMFTAWVIFKKPEGSMTLNGVLAGLVSVTAPCDSVSPVGAIALGFIGGVLVVLSIIYIDRVLKVDDPVGAISVHGVCGLWGTISCGLFNLESGLFYGGGLHQLGVQALGAAAIFAWAFGTGLILFLALKYTVGLRVSSDEEIAGLDVGEHGMEAYSGFQIFNNQ, encoded by the coding sequence ATGCCCGACGGGTCGGCGCAGGAGGACGTCGCGGGCGGCGCCGTGGCGCTGACGGCGGACGAACTCCAGGCGAATCTGAACATGGTCTGGACCTGTGTGGCGGCCTTTCTTGTGTTTTTCATGCAGGCCGGCTTCGCGATGGTTGAGACGGGCTTTACCCGCGCGAAGAACGTGGTCAACATCATCATGAAGAATCTGATGGATTTCTGCATAGGCTCCGTCGCCTTCTTCGTCGTGGGCTTCGGGGTCATGTTTGGCGGCAATACGACGGGATGGTTCGGCCTGTCGGACTTTATGCTGGATCTCGCGCCCTACGGTGACACCTTTGATACGCAGTGGCCCTTCACCTTTCTTATCTTCCAGACCGTTTTCGCCGCCACAGCGGCCACGATCGTTTCGGGCGCCATGGCGGAACGCACCCGGTTTATAAGCTACCTGATTTACAGCCTCGTCATCTCCGCCGTGATCTATCCCGTTTCGGGTAGTTGGGCCTGGAACAGTCTTTACACTTCCGGGACCTCGGGCTGGCTGGAATCGTTGGGTTTTCTGGATTTTGCCGGCTCGAGCGTGGTGCATTCGGTGGGGGGCTGGCTGGCGCTGGCCGGGGCCATTGTTATCGGTCCGCGAATCGGCAAGTACGGGCCCGATGGCAAGGCCCGCGCCATCCCGGGGCACAACATGGCCCTTGGTGCGCTGGGGGTGTTCATCCTGTGGCTGGGGTGGTTCGGTTTCAACGCCGGCAGCACGACAACGGGCGACGGCATGATTGGTTACATTGCCGTGACGACGAATATGGGCGGGGCCGCCGGTGCGCTGGGCGCCATGTTTACGGCCTGGGTCATTTTCAAGAAGCCCGAAGGTTCCATGACGCTGAACGGGGTTCTTGCGGGACTGGTATCGGTAACGGCTCCCTGTGATTCGGTGAGCCCCGTGGGCGCGATAGCGCTGGGCTTCATCGGCGGCGTGTTGGTGGTTTTGAGCATCATTTATATCGACCGGGTACTCAAGGTGGACGATCCCGTGGGCGCCATCAGCGTCCACGGCGTATGCGGGCTCTGGGGAACGATATCGTGCGGACTCTTTAACCTCGAGTCGGGTCTCTTTTATGGCGGCGGCCTCCACCAGTTGGGGGTTCAGGCCCTCGGCGCCGCCGCGATATTCGCGTGGGCCTTCGGGACCGGGCTGATCCTGTTTCTGGCGCTCAAGTATACCGTGGGATTGCGGGTGTCGTCAGACGAGGAGATCGCCGGGCTGGATGTGGGCGAGCACGGCATGGAGGCCTATTCCGGCTTCCAGATATTCAACAACCAATAA
- a CDS encoding ATP:cob(I)alamin adenosyltransferase, translating to MASPVTTKRGDTGTTLILGGQRLPKSHPILEATGKLDSLRAHTALLRLQVMEQGDEEQREVLEPLFWLLHACFLIGTQVNDPECAHPEYRVADLGPAHLDKLEAIQTALEERITLPRSFIASASNLLSAQADITATVARELERALVGLKESVPGFDAALILAFVNRLSDFFYIVARFLEQGVHQPVDYSVLDR from the coding sequence ATGGCATCCCCCGTAACCACGAAGCGCGGCGACACCGGCACAACCCTCATTCTGGGCGGCCAGCGCCTCCCCAAGTCCCACCCCATCCTTGAGGCGACCGGCAAGCTGGACTCTTTGCGCGCGCATACCGCCCTGCTTCGACTTCAAGTCATGGAACAGGGCGACGAAGAGCAGCGAGAGGTGCTGGAACCTCTTTTCTGGTTGCTGCATGCCTGTTTCCTTATCGGCACCCAGGTAAATGACCCTGAATGCGCCCATCCGGAATATCGCGTGGCCGATCTGGGCCCTGCGCACCTGGATAAGCTGGAGGCGATTCAGACGGCGCTGGAGGAACGCATAACCTTGCCCAGGTCCTTCATCGCCTCGGCGTCCAACTTGCTTTCCGCACAGGCCGATATCACCGCGACGGTCGCCCGAGAACTCGAGCGCGCCCTTGTGGGCTTGAAGGAAAGCGTACCCGGCTTCGATGCGGCCCTGATCCTGGCCTTCGTAAACCGCCTGAGCGACTTTTTCTACATTGTGGCGCGCTTCCTGGAGCAAGGGGTGCACCAGCCGGTGGACTATTCGGTACTGGACCGATAG
- a CDS encoding PAS domain S-box protein, with protein MRETTRGRTRSFTNSLPPHIRARSAVRFNCGGALSRDLLGAMGILGLALIIPVLARSASIDLRVVAFAGWTAAGLALFILWRARSGTHARTVELLESVQARRDQFFMSPAIMLLISPKEGRIVDANQAALAFYGYPAEKLLAMRIADINLLPEEEVLRAMASVGENQSRHFDFKHRLADGSIRDVEVSTRLTRIAGRPMLNSTIHDVSARRLSEVSLNKALTRYHTLLETVSDGIHVLNEEGELVEASSSFYRMLGYEPGDPGLRHISDWESRWAPGEYRPLMADWLERSECFETRHRCRDGQSIDVEINLRGITIEGKNFLYASSRDISERRRMLENLSKLSKTVDQSPVSIVITNVAGDIEYVNPKFTEITGYTPEEAIGQNPRVLKSGDKAPEEYRQLWENITAGHEWRGEFCNRKKSGEVYWERALISPIRDSANTITHFLAIKEDITASRRTEMALRESEARLRSITDAARDAILMLTPDGQISFWNPAAERILGYTRAEALGQDLQSLLSPRHYRADQEFALAAFLQEGQGAPSGKALELEVRRNDGEAIPVQLSLSGIQMEGRWHAVGLLRDITEQKRAEEALVLTNQNLEAATARASEMAIRAESASAAKSEFLANMSHEIRTPMNGVIGMIGLLMDTELDAEQRRYAEIVRASGESLLSLLNDILDFSKIEAGRLDLEMLDFDLLSLLDDFAATLASRAREKKLELYCTADPEVPVLLRGDPGRLRQVLHNLAGNALKFTEAGDVVIRVSNVEERDDGVTLRFSVRDTGIGIPEEKKGILFDKFSQVDASTTRVYGGTGLGLAISKQLAELMGGEIGVESTPGVGSTFWFTARLGKQSPEAAQTAPPPPELRGVRALIVDDNETSREILATRLLSWGMRPEAERSGDLAVEALQRAAHNQDPYRIAVIDMQMPGMDGAALGRTIREDAHLSDTRMVLLTSLGARGDARRFQEIGFAGYATKPIQHQELRDVLSLVLSGEPGAASRPITTRHSARETALRFQGRKARILLAEDNITNQRVALGILKRLGLSADAVANGAEAVRALETLPYDIVLMDVQMPEMDGIEATRQIRTPESAVPNHQIPIIAMTAHALQGDRDNCLKAGMNDYVSKPVSPQALAAALEKWLPPEIAARPVGRLETRATSAASRVDVQVFDRKGMMSRLMDDEEIARNVVKCFLEDMPRQLQALRDSLEAGEVDGIRRQAHTIKGASSNIGGMALCAAATAAEDVNNLETARNCVAEIDREFQRLKAVLSLDFDGPKEPE; from the coding sequence ATGCGAGAGACAACCCGGGGACGTACCCGCAGCTTCACCAACTCCTTGCCCCCGCACATCCGTGCCCGGAGCGCGGTGCGATTCAACTGCGGCGGAGCCCTTTCCCGCGACCTCCTCGGCGCGATGGGTATTCTCGGCCTCGCTCTGATAATCCCAGTGCTTGCGAGGTCGGCTTCAATCGATCTGCGTGTGGTCGCTTTCGCGGGCTGGACCGCGGCCGGACTCGCGCTGTTCATTCTTTGGCGGGCTCGTTCCGGCACCCACGCCCGCACCGTGGAACTCCTGGAAAGCGTGCAGGCCCGCCGTGACCAGTTCTTCATGAGCCCGGCCATCATGCTCCTGATCTCCCCGAAAGAAGGCCGTATAGTCGACGCCAATCAGGCGGCCCTCGCGTTTTACGGCTATCCGGCGGAAAAACTCCTGGCGATGCGCATTGCCGATATCAACCTCCTCCCTGAGGAGGAAGTGCTGCGCGCCATGGCCTCCGTCGGGGAAAATCAGAGCAGACACTTCGATTTCAAACACAGACTGGCGGACGGCTCCATCCGGGATGTGGAGGTGTCAACACGCCTGACCCGCATCGCTGGCCGCCCCATGCTGAACTCCACGATTCACGATGTGAGCGCACGCCGGCTATCCGAGGTTTCGCTGAACAAAGCCCTCACGCGTTACCACACACTGCTCGAAACCGTCAGCGATGGCATCCATGTACTCAATGAGGAAGGGGAACTGGTCGAAGCAAGTTCGTCCTTCTATCGCATGCTGGGCTATGAACCGGGAGACCCCGGCCTGCGCCATATCTCGGATTGGGAATCGCGCTGGGCCCCGGGAGAGTACCGACCCCTCATGGCCGACTGGCTGGAGCGGTCCGAGTGCTTCGAAACGCGCCATCGATGCCGGGACGGGCAATCCATAGACGTGGAAATCAACCTGCGGGGGATCACCATTGAGGGGAAAAACTTCCTTTATGCGTCCTCGCGCGACATCTCCGAGCGCAGGAGAATGCTGGAGAATCTCAGTAAACTCTCCAAGACCGTCGATCAGAGTCCCGTATCCATCGTCATCACGAATGTGGCGGGGGACATCGAATATGTCAACCCCAAGTTCACGGAGATTACCGGGTACACGCCCGAGGAAGCGATTGGACAGAATCCGCGCGTACTGAAATCCGGCGACAAAGCCCCCGAGGAATACCGACAGCTCTGGGAGAACATCACCGCGGGCCACGAATGGCGCGGGGAATTCTGCAATAGGAAAAAAAGCGGTGAAGTCTACTGGGAGCGCGCGCTCATCTCCCCAATTCGGGACAGCGCAAACACCATCACCCACTTCCTGGCAATTAAAGAAGATATCACCGCGAGCAGGAGAACGGAAATGGCGCTCCGGGAGAGCGAGGCCCGCCTGCGCTCCATCACCGATGCCGCGCGCGATGCCATTCTGATGTTGACCCCGGACGGGCAGATTTCCTTCTGGAACCCCGCCGCCGAGCGCATTCTCGGATATACACGGGCCGAGGCCCTGGGCCAGGACCTCCAGTCCCTCCTGTCGCCCCGACACTACCGCGCCGACCAGGAGTTCGCACTCGCCGCCTTCCTCCAGGAGGGGCAGGGCGCACCGAGCGGCAAGGCCCTCGAACTCGAGGTGCGCCGCAATGATGGCGAGGCCATCCCGGTCCAGCTTTCTCTGTCGGGGATCCAGATGGAGGGACGTTGGCACGCCGTGGGGCTGCTCCGGGACATCACCGAGCAGAAGCGCGCGGAAGAAGCCCTCGTACTGACGAATCAAAATCTGGAAGCCGCCACCGCCCGCGCCAGTGAAATGGCGATTCGCGCGGAATCCGCCAGCGCCGCCAAGAGCGAATTCCTGGCGAATATGAGCCACGAAATCCGGACACCCATGAACGGCGTCATCGGCATGATCGGCCTCCTCATGGATACCGAACTCGATGCGGAGCAGCGGCGCTATGCCGAGATTGTCCGCGCCAGCGGGGAATCCCTGCTCAGCCTGCTTAATGATATTCTGGATTTTTCCAAAATCGAAGCCGGTCGACTCGACCTCGAAATGCTGGATTTCGACCTGCTCAGTCTGCTGGATGATTTCGCCGCCACCCTCGCCAGTCGGGCCCGCGAGAAGAAGCTGGAACTCTACTGCACGGCCGATCCGGAGGTGCCCGTGCTCCTCCGCGGAGACCCCGGTCGCCTGCGCCAGGTCCTCCACAACCTCGCCGGGAACGCCCTCAAGTTTACCGAAGCCGGCGATGTGGTCATCCGTGTTTCGAACGTGGAAGAGCGCGACGACGGCGTCACACTTCGTTTTTCGGTGCGGGATACCGGCATCGGTATCCCCGAAGAGAAGAAAGGGATACTCTTTGATAAGTTCAGCCAGGTGGACGCGTCCACCACACGGGTCTACGGCGGCACCGGGCTGGGACTCGCCATCTCGAAGCAACTGGCCGAGCTGATGGGCGGGGAAATAGGCGTGGAAAGCACCCCGGGCGTCGGCTCCACGTTCTGGTTCACCGCCCGCCTCGGCAAGCAGTCCCCGGAAGCGGCCCAGACCGCACCGCCGCCCCCCGAGCTCCGCGGCGTCCGCGCACTGATTGTCGACGACAATGAAACCAGCCGGGAGATTCTCGCCACACGCCTGCTTTCCTGGGGCATGCGCCCCGAGGCGGAAAGAAGCGGAGATCTGGCCGTGGAAGCGCTCCAGCGGGCCGCGCACAACCAGGATCCCTACCGGATCGCCGTGATCGACATGCAGATGCCCGGAATGGACGGCGCGGCCCTCGGGCGGACAATCCGAGAGGATGCGCACCTGAGCGACACCCGGATGGTCCTCCTGACTTCCCTCGGGGCCCGGGGCGACGCGCGACGTTTTCAGGAAATCGGCTTCGCCGGATACGCCACCAAGCCAATACAGCATCAGGAGTTGCGCGACGTCCTGTCCCTCGTGCTCTCCGGCGAGCCCGGTGCGGCGAGCCGCCCGATCACGACGCGCCATTCGGCCCGCGAAACGGCACTGCGATTTCAGGGCCGCAAGGCGCGCATCCTGCTCGCGGAAGACAACATCACCAACCAGCGCGTCGCTCTCGGAATCCTGAAACGCCTGGGCCTCAGCGCCGACGCCGTCGCCAATGGCGCGGAAGCGGTCCGGGCGCTCGAAACACTGCCCTACGACATTGTACTCATGGATGTGCAAATGCCCGAGATGGACGGGATCGAGGCGACCCGACAGATCCGCACCCCGGAGTCCGCAGTTCCAAACCACCAGATTCCCATTATCGCCATGACGGCCCACGCCCTTCAGGGCGACCGGGACAACTGCCTGAAAGCGGGAATGAACGACTACGTATCCAAGCCCGTATCCCCCCAGGCCCTGGCCGCCGCGTTGGAAAAATGGCTTCCGCCGGAAATTGCCGCGCGACCTGTTGGACGGTTGGAAACAAGGGCGACAAGCGCCGCAAGCCGCGTGGATGTCCAAGTCTTCGACCGAAAAGGCATGATGTCGCGCCTCATGGACGATGAAGAAATTGCGCGGAATGTGGTCAAATGCTTCCTGGAAGACATGCCGCGCCAGCTTCAAGCCCTGCGCGATAGCCTGGAAGCGGGTGAGGTCGATGGAATCCGTCGTCAGGCCCACACCATCAAAGGAGCCTCGTCGAATATCGGCGGCATGGCCCTCTGCGCCGCGGCCACCGCGGCGGAAGATGTAAACAATCTGGAAACCGCCCGAAATTGCGTCGCCGAAATAGACCGGGAATTCCAACGCCTGAAGGCCGTGCTATCGCTGGACTTTGACGGCCCGAAAGAACCAGAATGA
- a CDS encoding P-II family nitrogen regulator, with product MKLIVAYIQPEKLNSVKQSLYEAGVTKMSVTNSLGCGQQGGYHESYRGVDVEVNLLKKIRLEIAVNEDFVKPTIDAIIRGSKTGKIGDGKIFVVPLEQCIRIRTGETGMAAIG from the coding sequence ATGAAGTTGATCGTGGCCTATATCCAGCCGGAGAAATTGAACTCGGTTAAGCAGAGCCTCTATGAGGCCGGGGTGACGAAGATGTCGGTCACCAACTCTCTGGGTTGCGGCCAGCAGGGCGGCTATCACGAGTCCTACCGCGGTGTGGATGTGGAGGTGAATCTGTTGAAAAAAATCCGGCTGGAGATTGCGGTGAACGAGGATTTTGTGAAGCCCACCATCGACGCCATCATTCGCGGCTCGAAGACCGGCAAGATCGGTGATGGGAAGATCTTCGTTGTCCCCCTTGAACAGTGCATTCGCATCCGAACCGGTGAAACGGGAATGGCGGCCATCGGCTGA
- the amrB gene encoding AmmeMemoRadiSam system protein B, with protein sequence MPNRAAAVAGQFYPAAPDKLRSVVARCLADAETAPAPECVTAIVAPHAGYPYSGPTAGCAFRRIQGMAPRRVVLLGPSHHYRFRGFSLYTEGAFDTPLGAVPVDGDFMAKLAGQFPNTCPEAHVPEHALEVELPFLQTVLAPGFMIVPVLFGDYPTPEHHALAESLAEHLAPGDLILASTDLSHFLTETEAHQIDRHSLDTVLAGDPEALTTGLRDGSYALCGGTAVVVALAAANLLSARSRTEWDYRTSAWATGDPSRVVGYGGLTLERAG encoded by the coding sequence ATGCCCAACCGAGCCGCCGCCGTGGCGGGCCAGTTTTATCCCGCCGCGCCCGACAAACTCCGCAGCGTCGTCGCCCGTTGCCTCGCGGATGCGGAAACGGCGCCCGCGCCGGAGTGTGTCACCGCGATTGTCGCACCCCACGCGGGCTACCCCTATTCCGGTCCCACGGCGGGTTGTGCCTTTCGCCGCATTCAGGGCATGGCGCCCCGGCGGGTCGTTTTGCTCGGCCCCTCGCACCACTATCGGTTTCGCGGGTTCTCCCTCTATACCGAAGGTGCTTTCGATACCCCACTGGGCGCCGTACCGGTGGACGGCGACTTCATGGCGAAGCTCGCCGGACAGTTCCCCAACACCTGCCCCGAGGCCCACGTTCCTGAGCACGCTCTGGAGGTGGAACTGCCCTTCCTGCAAACCGTACTTGCGCCGGGCTTCATGATCGTGCCGGTGCTCTTCGGCGACTACCCGACTCCGGAACACCACGCGCTGGCCGAATCCCTGGCGGAACACCTCGCACCGGGCGACCTCATTCTCGCCTCCACCGACCTCTCTCATTTTCTCACCGAGACCGAAGCACACCAGATCGACCGCCACTCCCTGGACACCGTCCTCGCGGGTGATCCCGAGGCCCTGACCACCGGCCTGCGCGATGGCTCCTATGCCCTCTGCGGCGGTACCGCGGTGGTGGTTGCCCTGGCCGCCGCCAATCTGCTCAGTGCAAGGTCCCGCACCGAGTGGGACTACCGCACCAGCGCCTGGGCCACCGGCGACCCCAGCCGCGTCGTGGGCTATGGTGGCCTGACGCTCGAACGCGCGGGCTGA
- a CDS encoding Nif3-like dinuclear metal center hexameric protein, protein MTITVNTICQAMDSWAPQSLAYEWDKVGLQIGEPGMPVERVLTCLTITAAAAARAEQWGAQMIVAHHPILFSALKTLRTDDPHTRLCLRLAARNIACFAAHTNLDVVPGGVNTLLAETLGLQKIIPLVPSPKAGQVKLVTFVPETHLATLREALSQAGAGVIGDYAECTFSSHGTGTFRPGAGANPFSGQVGKLNEEPELRLEILVAKATLPQALQALRAAHPYEEPACDIVSLENRDARFGLGARGTLARPATLRDFAESVRQALKLSHVRIVGDPRRKVQRIAVCGGAGGGEIPSIPRDIDVYVTGDLKYHEADAAQERGLALIDAGHDGTERNIAAAIAKYLKKVVPGLEAKAFVETEIFQLVAPPP, encoded by the coding sequence ATGACCATCACCGTAAACACCATTTGCCAGGCTATGGATTCCTGGGCTCCCCAATCCCTCGCATACGAATGGGACAAGGTTGGCCTGCAAATCGGCGAACCCGGCATGCCGGTGGAGCGGGTTCTCACCTGCCTCACGATTACCGCCGCCGCCGCCGCCAGGGCCGAGCAGTGGGGCGCCCAGATGATCGTGGCTCACCACCCGATTCTTTTCAGTGCCCTCAAGACCCTCCGCACGGACGATCCCCACACCCGACTATGCCTCCGCCTCGCCGCGCGCAACATCGCCTGCTTCGCCGCCCACACCAACCTCGATGTCGTCCCCGGCGGCGTGAACACCCTCCTTGCCGAAACCCTTGGCCTCCAGAAAATCATCCCCCTGGTTCCCAGCCCGAAGGCGGGCCAGGTCAAGCTTGTGACCTTCGTACCCGAGACCCACCTCGCAACGCTCCGCGAGGCCCTGTCTCAGGCGGGCGCGGGCGTCATCGGCGACTACGCGGAATGTACCTTCAGCAGCCACGGCACCGGCACCTTTCGCCCCGGAGCCGGCGCAAATCCCTTCAGCGGGCAAGTCGGCAAGCTGAACGAAGAGCCCGAGCTTCGCTTGGAGATCCTCGTCGCCAAAGCCACGCTCCCGCAGGCGCTCCAGGCGCTTCGCGCCGCCCATCCCTATGAAGAACCAGCCTGCGACATCGTTTCCCTCGAAAATCGCGACGCACGCTTTGGCCTCGGCGCCCGGGGAACCCTTGCGCGGCCCGCGACGCTTCGCGATTTCGCCGAATCCGTACGCCAGGCCCTGAAGCTGAGCCACGTGCGCATCGTCGGCGATCCCCGTCGCAAGGTCCAGCGTATCGCCGTCTGCGGTGGCGCCGGTGGGGGCGAAATTCCATCAATTCCTCGCGATATCGATGTCTATGTCACAGGCGACCTCAAGTATCACGAGGCCGATGCCGCCCAGGAACGCGGCCTCGCCCTCATCGACGCAGGTCACGACGGCACCGAGCGCAACATCGCCGCCGCCATTGCGAAGTACCTCAAGAAGGTGGTTCCCGGCCTCGAGGCGAAGGCCTTTGTCGAAACTGAGATTTTCCAGCTCGTGGCGCCCCCGCCGTAA